The window CATCCGCCGTGGCGCTCGCGAGACGACCCGCACGCAGGTTCGGATCGCTCATGATGGCGCTGTCCTGGATCTCCTTGATGCGCTTCTCGTCCTCCGCGTCCGCCTTGACGCTCGACACACCGAAGGAGACGATCTCGATGCCGCGCCGCTTTCCCCACTCGTCGGACAGCTCGGCGGAGAGCTCATTGCGGATGTCCTTCGTGTAGTTGATGAGCTGGGTGTAGCGGATGCCCTTCGCCGCGATCCGCCCGAATGTGGGCTGGAGCGCGGTGAGCAGCTCGCTCTTGAGCTGGGAGTCGATCTCGCTGCGCTCGTATACGCCCTCGACGTTGCCGCAGACGTTTGTGTAGAAGAGGATCGGGTTCGTGATGCGGTAGCTGTACTCGCCGAAGCAGCGGATGTTGACGTTCAGCGTGTATGCGCCGATCATGGTCTCGAACTGGATGGACTGCGCCGTCCCGTACTTGTTGCCCATGATTTCTTTCGTGTTGAAATAGTAGATGCGCTGATCCTTGGGCGCGTCGCCGCCGAACGTGAAACGCTTGCCCATGTTCTTCAGCACGGCCTTCAGATCGTTTGCGAGATCGCCGCCAAAGACGGTCGGCTCGGTGGAGGCATCGAACGTGAACGCACCGGGTTCGGCGCAGATCTCGACCACCTTGCCCTGTTCGACGATGATCATGCACTGCCCGTCGTTTACGGCGATGACGGAGCCGCTCGTGATGATGTTGTCCGTCGCGCTCGTGTTGGAGCTGCGTCCGCTGACGCGCTTCTGCCCCTTCGCGACAAGCGTATCCTTATCGAGGCTGTCGCAGTAGAAGTATTCTTTCCACTGATCGGCAAGAACGCCGCTGACCGAGCCGACGGCTGCTTGAATAAGTCCCATCGTATGTCCTCCTCTGCTCAACAACATGATTGTTCTAAAAGTTCCACTCCATTTTATCACATTTCAGAGAAAAATATACTGTTATTCATGACAGGTAGATAAAAAAATTGGAAATCTTTGGCGATTTGCCGTCGAAACAAATAGAAACGCTATAATAGGATTCTGATTTGATATATATATAAACGAAATAATAAGAATAAATAATATCGGGGGAATTTTTATTTGCAGATTTGTCATATCTATTTTATAATAAATGAAAAATGGTTTGTTTCCAAAGGATGATACGAGATGAAACAATGGATGCTCCTATGTATGCTCGCCGCCTTCGTGGTCTGTGCGGGCGGCTGCGGTACGGAGCGGGGGGACAGTGGTCCTGTGCACGGCTCGCAGATTGTCTGCGCCACATCCGAATACGAGGAGATCAACCCGCTGACGGATGAGTACAGCGGGGCGGCCCTTCTGCTCTTTGACGGGCTGATGCGGCGCGACGGGACGGGCGCGGTCGTGCCGGGGCTGGCGGCGTCGTACGAGTACGATCCCGAGACCTATACCTATGTGTTCCATCTGCGCGACGGGGTGGTCTGGCACGATGGGAAGCCGCTGCGTGCGGCGGATGTCAAGTTCACCATCGATGCGGTGCAGAACCCGCTGGTAAGGGCGTCCAACAAGCTGAACTTCGAGGATGTGCGCGAGGTCACGGAGATCGACGAGCGGACGGTGCGCATCCGCCTGTCCGCGCCGAATGCGGCGTTCCTCGACCATATGCTCCAGCCGATCCTGCCCGCGCATCTCCTGGCGGGGCGGGATCTGATGGCGACAGGATTCTTTCACAGCCCGGTCGGGACGGGCCCTTACCGCATGGAGAGTTGGGAGGCGGGACGGCGGCTCACGCTCGTACGGAACGAGAACTACTATCGCGGCGCACCCAAGATCGAGCACTTTGTCTTTAAATTCCTGCCGGATGAGGAGACGGAGGTCGGCATTCTGGAGAAGGGCGGTCTCAATCTGGCGAACCTCTCACCGAAGAATGCGGCGCTCTTTGCGAACAGGGACGGTTTTCGCCGGTACGCGATGAAGAGTGCGGACTATGCGGCGATTCTCGTGAACCGGACACACCCCTACTGGCAGAAAAACAGCGATCTTCTCCCTGCGATTGCCTATGCGATCGACCGTCAGAAGGTCATTGACGAGGCGCTGATGGGAACGGGGATGCCCGCGTATGGACCGTTGCAGCGCAATGTCTATAACAATCCGGATGTCCCGCACTACGACTACGATCCCGCGAAGGCACGGGAGCTTCTTGTGTCGGCGGGCTGCACGTTGGGATCCGACGGCTACTATATGCGCGACGGGGAGGAGGTCGGCTTTGTCCTCACGCTGCGGAACGACCAGTACAGCCGCCTCGACATCGCCAATACGGTGGCGGCGCAGCTATGCGAGGTCGGCATTCACTGCACGGTGGAGACCCCCGCCAAGGTGGATCGGGACGGGCAGATGGCATATCTGAGCCGCGCCGGCAGCGCATTGGATGCGGATGTGCACACCTACAAGACGTTTCGGACGGACGGGAGCGCGAACGACGGCCACTACTCGAATCCGCGTGTGGACGCGTACCTCCTGGCGGCGCGGCGCACGCTCGATCCCGCCGAGCGCAGGCGGCTCTATGGGCTGTTCCAAGAGGAGGTGGCGCGGGATCTGCCGTATGTGTTCATCTGCTACATCGACCGCAATATCGTGACGAGTACGCGTGTACACGGCATCACGGAGGATCTGGTGCTCGGTCACCGCGGTGCGGGGATGTTCTGGAATGTACACGAGTGGACGGTGGACTAGTACATCCGTCTGTATTGCAAACGGGGCTGCTGCACGAAGCTGAAAACTTCGTGCAGCAGCCCCGTTGTCGTGTGCGTGCCGCACCCTTCTCACACGAGATCGACGCGCAGGACGCCGTCGATCCCGCGCAGGGTATCGACGATGAAGGCGGGCTTCAGGTGCTCGCCGTTGTACACCTCGAAATTGAGGTAGAC of the Selenomonas dianae genome contains:
- a CDS encoding SPFH domain-containing protein, with the translated sequence MGLIQAAVGSVSGVLADQWKEYFYCDSLDKDTLVAKGQKRVSGRSSNTSATDNIITSGSVIAVNDGQCMIIVEQGKVVEICAEPGAFTFDASTEPTVFGGDLANDLKAVLKNMGKRFTFGGDAPKDQRIYYFNTKEIMGNKYGTAQSIQFETMIGAYTLNVNIRCFGEYSYRITNPILFYTNVCGNVEGVYERSEIDSQLKSELLTALQPTFGRIAAKGIRYTQLINYTKDIRNELSAELSDEWGKRRGIEIVSFGVSSVKADAEDEKRIKEIQDSAIMSDPNLRAGRLASATADAMRTAAGNEAGMGGAFGFMGMGMAGNAGMGAMGAFGPQGGAAPTGNPLAPPQAAPAAAGWACSCGQTGNTGKFCAGCGKPQPAPAAGWACSCGHTGNTGKFCAECGKPRPSADGWTCSCGTTNAGRFCANCGKPKPAGAPLYVCDKCGWKPDDPAHPPKFCPQCGDVFDENDKQ
- a CDS encoding ABC transporter substrate-binding protein, which codes for MKQWMLLCMLAAFVVCAGGCGTERGDSGPVHGSQIVCATSEYEEINPLTDEYSGAALLLFDGLMRRDGTGAVVPGLAASYEYDPETYTYVFHLRDGVVWHDGKPLRAADVKFTIDAVQNPLVRASNKLNFEDVREVTEIDERTVRIRLSAPNAAFLDHMLQPILPAHLLAGRDLMATGFFHSPVGTGPYRMESWEAGRRLTLVRNENYYRGAPKIEHFVFKFLPDEETEVGILEKGGLNLANLSPKNAALFANRDGFRRYAMKSADYAAILVNRTHPYWQKNSDLLPAIAYAIDRQKVIDEALMGTGMPAYGPLQRNVYNNPDVPHYDYDPAKARELLVSAGCTLGSDGYYMRDGEEVGFVLTLRNDQYSRLDIANTVAAQLCEVGIHCTVETPAKVDRDGQMAYLSRAGSALDADVHTYKTFRTDGSANDGHYSNPRVDAYLLAARRTLDPAERRRLYGLFQEEVARDLPYVFICYIDRNIVTSTRVHGITEDLVLGHRGAGMFWNVHEWTVD